The Triticum urartu cultivar G1812 chromosome 5, Tu2.1, whole genome shotgun sequence genome contains the following window.
aaaatgcaagctatgacaggaaatgcatgaacctggcctcaacttggaaatccaagtgtgccactggaaatatgagacgaaatcgcttgaaaacgatataaagaacgccggaatcggagttacggtttggaaatggcaaggatccaaaaatgacaccggtctgcgatttacagcaagtaggcatctaaatgcaatgagatgaacatgctacagcacccaaatatgacaaaaaaatacatggcaaggattcatacaagattcttaacaaaagtctagcactgagctatggccaattcatccattaacaggttcaaacaagcatggcaaaaatgcatatgacaaacagatctcagacttagtgaaattaacacttgtctggaatttcagatcagatagccctcttcggagccacAAAAATACAAGCTACAGGaccttaacatggcaaagtaaagcatggcatggagctactcaaagagcttaacaaaagtcccttagtgaccttgagccaaaagggatcagaaaatacaattgcaagcatgtgaacatagcaaaaacataatcagttttcagacttagtgaaaactggcacatgctgaaatataactcaagtaggcatgttcacgagctcgatgcactcactacggtgcaagtcatggcaatgcaagcatgcacccatcaagaaggcacaaaatgaaatctagacatggcaagaacaaaagcatagcatgcacggatcaactacaacaacatcggcaaaattgcaaacaagttgacaatctgcccagattcacaaagtagcaaaagtagagctcgattgactcaagctagggtgctccataattgcaaacaaagacatggatggatagagcactacaacattaacaaaacatccttactgatcatcctcaaaagaggcacggatcactaggaaacaacatgaacatatggcatcatgagataaacagctccaggacttagtgaaattactaagtccctgaaaacagaattagcaagtgcaccacttggcaagcttgcactagacaccacacacatcacaaaaaaacatgggttgcacctctggaaagatgacaaaacccttaacaaaacacatgcaGAACATcagggcataacatgcacacattaatcatggcaaaaatgacaaaaacctaaacaaagtagcagatctgacaattaactcaagtagccctcttctaacagtatttcaggcatcaagatgaactcaaatgaaaatgatgcaatggaatgaaatgatgtactctctgagatgaacattttgatatgctatatgcatgaatcggagctacagatgcaaagttacgatgcgatgaacatgtgCATATGGATCTGGGAAACTCAGGACTTAGAAGAAATTTACACCTCCGGAAAGTCAACGGGCGGATGAGGATATccgggacgaggagatccgggCGGAGCAGGGCTGTGTTTGGATGGAGGgagtggtggatctggtcccggTTGGCGCGGATGACGAGGACGGTcgtggagctcgccggagttggggGAGATGGCCGGAATCGTCGAATCCGGCGAggacggcggggcggcgaggcgatgcgggcggcgccggcgatgcACACGGCGGGGCCGGCGACGTGTGGCGGCGGCGCATGACGAGacgggcggcgggaggcggcagaGGTGGCGGCGACCAGGCGGCAGCGCCGGTGGCGAAGAGCGGCGACGGGGCGGAGCTGCaatggcgcggcggcggaggtgcGCGCCGGCgagaggcgaggcggcggggcgcggtggccGGCGGCGAAGGTGGCGCACGGCGCGGGTGGCGGCTCGGGGAAGCAGGCGCGGGGAGGCGAgagcctcgggcggcggcggcgaccgggcccgcgcgggccggatctgggccccgcgggccgcgCGGCGGAGAGAGAGAGCTGGCTGGGTGAGGTGGCGGGCGCCGATTGGCCTGGAGCGGCGGCGGGGATGACGTGGCGGCTCCCCATTGGTGGGAGTGAGGTGGCGGCAGGcggtggacacgtccggcgcggcgtggacgcgtccggcggcgcgaggagagtGATTTTAGGGTTTCATCCGTGAATAaatcggaggggatcacatatatataggtagagggagctaggagagtccaaatgaggtgcggttttcggccacgcgatcgtgatcgaacgctctagatggtGGAGAAGACTTAGGTgagttttgggccaaaatggaggggtgttgggctgcaacacacacgaggccttctcggtccctcggttaaccgttggagtatcaaacgaagtccaaatgatacgaaacttgacagacggtctaccggtagtaaaccaaggccgcttggcaagtctcggtccaatccggaaatgttgaatccccacacatgaaataaaggtagaaatgaccaccggaggagaacgaagcgccggattgcaaagcggacaacggggaaaatgcttggatgcatgagacgaacatgtatgcaaaagaaacgcacatgatgacatgatatgcaatgcaagacacgcaagcaatgacaacgcaacaacaacgaatcactggacgacacctggcacatcggtcacggggcgttacaactgatcaactggaaacggaacaacacaaaggacaagatcttcatcgagctcctccttgagcttggttgcgtcacctgctcggtaacatcggcacctgcaaactggttttggaagtatctgtgagtcacggggactcagtaatctcacaccctcgcgatcaagactatttaagcttatatgaagggtaaaaggtatgaggtggagctgcagcaagcgacttgcatatatggtggctaacatacgcaaatgagagcgagaagagaaggcaatgcacggtcgagaaactatgatcaagaagtgatcctagaacaacctatgatcaagcataactccaacaccgtgttcacttcccggactccgccggaaagagactatcacggcaacacacgcggttgatgtattttaattaagataaacttcaggttttctacaaccggacattaacaaattcccatatgcccataactgcgggcacggctttcgaaagttcaaatccctgcggggtgtcccaacttagcccatcacaagctctcacggtcaacgaaggatattccttctagcgggaagacccgatcaggctcggaatcccggttacaagacatcctcgacaatggtaaaacaagtccagcaacaccgcccgaatgtgccaacaaatcctgataggagctgcacatatcttgttctcagggcacactcaaatgagactagctacgagtaaaaccaaccctaaagtttccccgaggtggccccgcaggcagctcagttcggaccaacactcagaggagcactggcccggggggggggggttaaaataaagatgacccttgagtccgcgaaacccaagggaaaaagaggctaggtggcgaatggtaaaaccaatgttgggcattgctggaggagttttattcaagacaaactgtcaaggggttcccattataacccaaccgcgtaaggaacgcaaaatccccatgttccaaacatggaacaagctccaatcttcacctgcaactaacaacgctataagaggggctgagcaaagcggtaacatagccaaacaacggtttgctaggacaaggtgggttagaggcttggttcaacaatatgggaggcatgataagcaagtggtaggtatcgcagcataggcatagcaaaagagcgagcaactaagcaagcaaagatagaagtgattttgagggtatggtcatcttgcctgagatcctgcaaggaagaagaatgagtccataaAGAAGATAAACGgtcgaagtcgaacgaatcctcacaacacgacgttatcggaaccaacccgaagaagcaacaccggaaagaagcaaacaacatagtaaacaaccaccaaataaacatggcatgatgcacacccaagtatgatgcatgtccggtttaatgaggcatggcatggcaaaatgcacaaacaaaactacaagttaagtggagctcaatatgcaacgagttgcatatcgacggaacaccacatcaattatttagttctctctcatttaggtactcaacaatattaaatgttggttaacatggcaagatgtgaagcataacaaaactataccatttaaGCAATTtcaatggggccggatataacaaacaacgcATCCGGTaaaccccatatgcatttagcaaattaatgcaaacaacaatttaaaccatttttaatgttgttatcatgatgcggatggcatgtgaaagttttatgcaagttttaagaaaatgttgacatgagcatattatgaagcatttgtcatcgtggcggaaagaaagggtgccacggcgacgaatcCGAAAATAATGCCACGGCaccatatcggttccggtagctcacggggataccggtgcaaaaggaaaagtgacggaagcgtgtcatgcaaggatggtggggtgctcctgGATACCGGGTCCCCACGGGTTAGCGACAAaagaggaggaccgagcaagtgacaactcggacacggtgcagacaacgggtgcatctcatacaacacatgcaaacgttctcggacggtcgtctcggggttataccttcgaagcgtgcgttatcggagGGGTTCAAGTTCAAAGCGGTGTAGGggagtagacgttctcgggacgttcggtagtggaagtaggggtacatgacgacggtagaggtactcgtGATCTGGGCGGTGGTAGTCGATCACGTTCTTAGTTGCACAattttccgtagatgttcgggatCACGGCGAGGGACTTGACGCATCGTTGAACTTGGCGTCCGAGGAATCCCGCGTAGCCGTACACGAGTCGTAGTCGAACTTGTCGGTTCCGTTACACGGTTCTTTGGAGACGATAATGGTGTACGGGTCTTTTGGCCCTGATAGTCGTGCACACATCCGAAGAGGAAAACTCGGTGTTCCGATGCGGTGTAGGGGTGCATGCCGatggtcgtcgtggtacttggcgtttcATTCAGCACTCTTTCGAGCATCCGTGTGATCTTGTCGGTGGTGTACTTGGCGATTTCCAAAGCGACCTTGACGCATCCGTTCATAGAGGTACTTGGCGGTTTCGTTCAGTCGGTCTTGCCGGTCTCGGTAATGTAGTTGTACAATAGCGTCATCAAACTTGTCGAACCCAAACTCTTGGAGGACCGTCGTGGTACTTGGTGTTTCTTGTAACGGACGTCCTTTCGACCTTGAGAGAGAAGAAACAGCATGCCCACAGCGCCCAGTGTGGATGGTCCTGCAGCAACAGGAGGTCGATGGCGGAGCAACAACAAGACGAAGAGCTCGGCGGCCTGGACTCGCCAGTCGGAGTGACGACGGGGTCACCGGGTGGCGCAGGGACGGAGCAGCATCGGACGGCGAGGTGGATGTGCTGCCGGTGCCCCGCGGAGGCAGCAAGGCCAGGGAGGCGCGGCAGCGAAGCACGGCTCGCGAGCAGAGGAGGAAATCGTGGCGATGGTCATGGACTCCGGCGGCGACCGGACGCGGGGAGGCACTGCCTCGGGCGACGAGGTAGCTCGAGGAGGACCTCAGGAAGGGAGGTGCACGGCCAGAGGGAGGCGGAGCAGTGGACGGCAAGAGGAGCCGAGCGCGCGGGAGGCCGGTCCGGGCGCCATGGCGAGACGGCGGCGCAGAGGCGCGAGGCGAGCAGCTGGAGCGACAGCCGAAGGAGGCGCGACGAGGTGCAGGTGGAAGAGGCGCTCGGCGGGTCGAGGTTGAGCTCGCGTGCGAGGGCAGAGTGTGAGGGCTCGGGGCTCCTCCCTGGTGCGTGAGGAAGAGAGCGAGAGGAGGGTGTTTCGAGCAGAGCGCTGTagggagatggggatcgaggAGATGGCTCCTGGCGGCAGTGAGGGAACGAGGGAAAGAGGGAGTAGCGACTCAGGAAGGCTAGGGTTTGATCGGGAGTGGGCCTTGGGCCAAATTGGACTGCGGActcccttctctctttctctcttctcTTTAACTTCTCGGAAAAAACAGAAAAGGACAAAGAAGGAAAAGAGAGAAAGGAAGCAAAGAGTGGACAAGAATTTGGGCATGGGGATTACTTTCCCGGACTCGCAAAAAAATAAGCTCGATCCAGAAAATAAAAGTGGCATGATTGAAAGATCTAGATTCAAatccatttgaatttaattcaaatggtttgaataagTTCAAGGTAATGAAGAGTCCAAAACTATttggatttttggtggagctccggaaaatgatgaaagaattTACGGACAAGGTTCGAGGTCAAGCAGCaagataacaaaggcatggggaattttgcaagtgtgttttaggtgattccataagaatggattattttataatagctccactaatatcgggaggatatattataaagagaagtcatccttccctcgatttaaatggatcgaagatccatacgatttatttagttgagatgcaaaagatttatgagatgatggcatgatgacatgatgcaatgcaaaaaaataaaagggcaagcacaaatgaaacacacggcgaaacccggaATATAAGGAAGccttctcgagcatcggtctcggggcgtcacaacacatCTCTCTCTTCCCCCTCCGGCTAGCAGTTTAGTTAGAGCCTTTTAGTTCTGGCAAGGTTGGAGCTCGGATGGACGATGGCGCTTCATCTTTGAGTTGGTCTTCCTGACTTTGATTCTCACCCAATTCGTCTGTTAGGAAGTCGATGGAACTCTGCCATAAATTCATGTCTTCTCCTTCGAGCGAAGTTTCTCGTCGTGTGTCAGATCTGGTACCAGATGCTCCACATCAGTCCAACGACGACGACTACGACTCCAAGTTCCTGGTCCTTAAGGCCATATATGCATGAAGATTTACCGGTTGTCATCAACAAGGTCCAACCGACTCTGATATGGGAACAGTGTCGGTGGCTTGTTCTGGCAGCGATAGTGGTTGTTCGATGATCCAGATATCTCGATGTAATTTTAATTATATTTGAAGTGCTTTATACTTTCGGTGAACTTTTATAATAGGCCCCTATTATTTTATATTTACTTAAAGAAAAAACAATTCAGACTGGCAGTTTATCGAACAACCCGTAGGAAACCGAAACTGTGTGACATCCAAGCAAAACAGAGTATAATTCGGAGACGTACAAAATTACAACTCAGTACTCTAAAAGAACAGTTATCGTCCAGCTCTAAGTTAAGCCCACCGTTATTTACACGGCAacaagtcttccctgcctcttTCCCTGAGCCAGGCCCGCCTCGAAAACCCTAGCGTcgtcgtcgtcggcggcggccaTGGCGTCGGCGGCGTCCAAGTGCTGCTACTACGAGATCCTCGGACTCTCCCGAGACTGCTCCCCGACCGACATCAAGCTCGCGTTCCGGCGCCTCGCGCTTACCCTCCACCCCGACAAGCAGGCCCCGGGCTCCgacgtcgccgccgccaccgccgccttcCAGGAGCTGCAACACGCGCACTCCGTCCTCTCCGACCCCCAGGAGCGCGCCTACTACGACTCCCACCGCTCCCAGATCCTCTTCGCCGACCCCGTCTCCTCCCGTTCCGGCACCGCCTCCGCCTCACCCGTCCCCGACCTATTCTCCTTCTTCTCCACCTCCGCCTTTTCCGGCTTCTCCGACTCCGGCCGCGGATTCTACAAGGTCTACGGCGACGTATTCGACAAGGTATACGCCCAGGAGGTCGCCTATGCCCGCCGCATGGGCATCCCCACCGACTCCATCTCCACGCCGCCGGTCATTGGCAACCTCGACTCCCCTTACACCCAGGTCACCGCTTTCTACTCCTACTGGCTGGGTTTCGGCTCGGTTATGGACTTCGGGTGGGCGGCCGAGTGGGACGCATCCCGTGGGGAGAACCGCCGTGTTAGGAGGCTCATGGAGGAGGATAACAAGAAGGCAATGCGCAAGGCGCGGCGGGAGTATAACGATGCTGTGAGAGGGTTGGCTGCCTTCTGTAAGAAGAGAGATAAGAGGGTGGTTGACATGGCACTGCGGAAGAAGGCAGaggaagagaaaaagaagaaggaagagatggagcgaaagaaggctgaggagaagaagaagaaggagcgggCAATGGCGTATCAAGAGCCTGAGTGGGCGAGGGTGGACGAGATCGAGTTAGCCTttgaggaagaggatgatgaggaGACGAGGGAAAAGGCCAAGGAGGAGCTGTACTGTGTCGCCTGTAATAAGAAGTTCAAGTCGGAGAAGCAGTGGAAGAACCATGAGCAGTCAAGGAAGCATAAGGATAAGGTGGCTGATCTGAGGATGGCCTttaaggaggaggaggaggctctAAAGGAAGCCGAGGAGGAGGCAGGAGGTGAGTGGGAAGAAGTTGATGTGGGGTTCGACTTCAAGCCTGCTAACGAGTCCGAGGAGAGTGATTGGTCAGATGCTGCAGAAGAGTTGGCTGAGGAGTTGGACGAGGGCTTGGAGGTGGCGGATGAAGACAATGGTAATAAGGACTTCAATAATGGGGAGCAGGAGGTTGGTTCATATGATGAGACAAGTGTGTTGGAGGCGATGTTGTCAAGCCGTAAGAACAAGAAAAGTGGCTATGTGGTTCCTCAAGAGGAAGCTCCTTCTGTTGTTACAGAGGATGATAACAGTGAAGATAGAAATTCTGAAGTTAAGAGTGTCAAGAAGAAAGGACGCCGGAGGCGGGCATCAAAGAAGGGACAAGATGAAGGTAGTTATGCTGATAGTGGAC
Protein-coding sequences here:
- the LOC125508539 gene encoding DNAJ protein JJJ1 homolog, with product MASAASKCCYYEILGLSRDCSPTDIKLAFRRLALTLHPDKQAPGSDVAAATAAFQELQHAHSVLSDPQERAYYDSHRSQILFADPVSSRSGTASASPVPDLFSFFSTSAFSGFSDSGRGFYKVYGDVFDKVYAQEVAYARRMGIPTDSISTPPVIGNLDSPYTQVTAFYSYWLGFGSVMDFGWAAEWDASRGENRRVRRLMEEDNKKAMRKARREYNDAVRGLAAFCKKRDKRVVDMALRKKAEEEKKKKEEMERKKAEEKKKKERAMAYQEPEWARVDEIELAFEEEDDEETREKAKEELYCVACNKKFKSEKQWKNHEQSRKHKDKVADLRMAFKEEEEALKEAEEEAGGEWEEVDVGFDFKPANESEESDWSDAAEELAEELDEGLEVADEDNGNKDFNNGEQEVGSYDETSVLEAMLSSRKNKKSGYVVPQEEAPSVVTEDDNSEDRNSEVKSVKKKGRRRRASKKGQDEGSYADSGHGMKNDVPYEESVHDNDENDADDKAEGPPTSNDDGTSASVGSQQNEKTDNPKKNKKNKKGAEKKTTVSADLKFTSKGKKQKEVSKARNDCETCGDTFESRSKLFSHLEETGHAVIKARQKKH